The Larus michahellis chromosome 14, bLarMic1.1, whole genome shotgun sequence genomic sequence TTTtgtaacatattttttttaaataacgaAGAAACCTCTTGCTACTTTGGCAACGTggacatatttattttaatatgtaaaaCGCTATTTATAAGGGCTGACCAGAGAACCATACATATGTCTTTGTAAAGTTGTTTATGCTGCTCATTTGGATGGGTTATCCTTGTGATCACTTGTGCCTGGGAAAAAAGGGCTGAGGGTGGTATTGACGTTTTGTAATAATTAGACTTCTGTGTTCCCCTTGCAGTACGCTTTGTCATTGTTGCTCTGATGAGAGGTTGCAATACGAGGTCTAAGTACAGAGATTTTCACCCAGCGTTGATGCTTGCCTACTTGCACGGCGTTTTCAGCTTGACTGTGATTTGCCAGGTGTTGGGGGCGTTGCATTTTAAGATGCAGGGAGATCTGGTTTTGCAGCAAAGGCCTCTGTTCTAGTGAGAGAAGTGTTTGATCAGACCGTCTGGCCCGTCTTAAAATGGGGAGCACTTGGAACATGAAAGGCAGAGAACACAAGACAAGCACGAACATATTTTTGTTCTTCTAGTCGTTTGCGAACACGCCCACCTCGGAAGGGAGAATCCCCGTTGGTGGTAATGGGAGGAGAAGACGGGAGGGATCGTGAATGCGGAGCTGGAGGGAGCGGGAGACCGTTCCTCGGCAGGGAAAGCGCTTTACGCTGCCGTGTGCGCGGCTGGAGCAGACAAACGTGCGCGAGGAGCATAATGACATCCTTTCTGCAGAGTCCTTGATACCGACTTTGCATTCGCTTGCACTTGCGTAAATGGTTATACAACGCGTTTGGCCACAAAAAAATTAGGGCCTAATTTTAGAAGAATTCCATGCACTTTGAAGATAAGTCTTGCCGGGTTAAAATGGTAATGCTGTTTGTAGCATCCGCTGTCTGAGGTGAgtaaaaccaaaactgaacaaaactgCAGCCATTTGGTTACTTTTCATGGGCTTCAGCAGCCAGGCAGCGCCACCCAGGAAATTACCCATCCTGTTGTACAAGATGGGTTTAGTACGCATTTAAGGTAAAAAAGTAGCTAAAGAGAAAATGAACGGTGCTCCCAGCAGAACCGAAACGTAGGAAAACTACGAGTGGAGTTTCCCTAAGAACAATATAGGGATTACTAATATCCTTTATGTTTTAATGACTTGGGTATACAAGTAAAATTGTTCTGATTACATTTTTCATGCCACCAAGTTAAGAGGCTTCTTCAGTACAGACAACATTTGGGAAAGCGTCCAGGAGGATGGGATTCCTTTGGGGCTGGAGTCACGTGGAGTCAAAGTGCTGGTACTTGAGCAGCGTCCGGAATTTCTGCTGTGCGCTGGTTCATCGGGAGCACCGCGGGGACCGCTGCGCGTCAGCTCTTCGCAGGACGACTATATACAAGGTGATGCACCCGTAGATGTGGCAAGTGCCCTGGGCTGCGTCCAGCGATGTATTCCTACTAGGAAACAGTAAAGTGTAAGTGCCACTGTTGAAGTTTGGAATACTTTTTTTGCAGAGCTGGTTACGTGTATCCAGGTAAACTAATTCTAAATCTAAAACATTAATTCAAAGGTTAATTTCTAAAAGGCAAAAAGTGTTTGGGGGGGATATTTTCCTTGCAAGCACAGGAAAAAATCCCTGGGAGTCAGGGGTCACTCTTCTCGCTTAGTGCGCCACTGCAACAGTCTTTTAAAATGCCtcggaaatatttttaaaggggaACTTGGCtaatttattagaaaaattaTACAATGTGGTTACATGTCATAGCCAGAAATCGGGATCTGTAACCCAGGAAGTCACATCCAGCTCTATACTTCTTCTTGTACTTGtgcaataaatataattttcccaAGCCTTTGGTAAACTGGCACTTCTAAGTTCATCCCCAGTGACATCTGCTGTGTGGAAGCCAGTGGCAAAAAGGGCAAGACTGGAAAATACAATACAGCGTGTTTGTACACTCAGATCTTATGACTAGATGATATTCTTTCTGTCTGAGAGGGAAGAGTTGTCCTCTGGTAGAGGTGAAGGATTAACATCACAGAGAGTCAGGAAGAGCAAGACCTGGGGGTGAGAGCACCTTCACCAGGGGCTCCTTGGCTCTCGCTGCATTTCCTGGTTGTTGTGATGTTAATTGTGCAACTTCCACCCCAAATGAATGCAGGTTTTCTACGTTTAGCACCACAggtctttttaaggaaaatgggAGGGATTTTTGTGAGACACTGAGGTTACAAGACGGTGACAAAGCTGAAGTTAGACACATTTTATCTTAACATCCACAGAATTTTTACTGTTCTCCTACGAATCGTTCCGTAGAGTTATTCCTGGCCTACAAAACACTGgcggggagctgctggagcgctGCAGCTGCTTTCCACCGCGAGCAATCCTGCCGTAACCGACGTCTGCCTCCATCTGTCTCTTGTCTTGAGCCACAGCTGGATCACGAGTGACTTTCGGCAGCACTAACGTAAACAGTTCCTGTCCAAGCCCCTGGTCCTGGCTGCCCCAGTTGTCGATGCTGCGTGGATGCACCCGTGCACGTCTGCTGTGTGCATCAGACCAGAGACGCCTCCAGGTTAAAAATAATCCATGTCAGGTGCAAGTTTTCTGCTGGTCTTCTTAAAATCTGAGATTAGTGCCCTGATCCAACTCCTAGAGCAGTTGTGTTGGCAAGATGTGTGAGagcaagggaggagggggggaaccaGCAGCCGGGAACCTGCCGCGTTGCCTCCAAAGCCCATTTTTTCCAAGCGGAGACTCTGGAGTTGCGTCCCGGCAGCCTGAGCTGTGGTCGAGGTGCCGCGCAGGGGCCACGCCAGCGCTGGTGCCAGCAGACCTTGCCGGCAGCCGTTTGCTGACATGGGTGTTCTTCCAGGGGCTGGGGGCTTCCAGCTGCCCAAGGTCCCCGAACCGGCCGTCAGAGCCCCCATCCAGCAGGAGGGAGGGTCATGGGGGAAGGCAGAGCCGCGTCCCCCACCTGGACGCACCCGGGCTGCCCCAGAACTACGTGTTACGGTCAAAAACTGGAGCAGACACTCGCTTTTGTCAGATCTTCGTTGTAGTATCTGGCACTGCATGTGGCGATTCGTTGGTTAGGTGTCTCATCGTTACATTAACATACAAATCAGAAACAACAATATTAAGCGATTAagcaattattattattgttaccaAGTGTGAGGGTCGTTAGGAAGTTACAGACTTTGTCAGCACAGCTGATGCCCCCCCGGGCCCATTCAGGGTGGTTTTCGGGCtccaggctgggctggccccggctcaggctgctccctgcagagctcctgggagCTCCCCGCGTCCGCACTGGGACCAGCACGGCGAGAGCTGGTCTGCAGGCGGGGAGTCAGCGGTGCTGCCATCAGGTAAGGGAGGAGTTTTTCTACTATGttgtgtgtttcattttttcccattctgaAATTACATCAGAAATTTTCTTGGGGGCTTTCAGAGTTAGAATTAAGAGACTTTTGGGCAGGGGCCAAGTCTGGGGAAACGTATACCAAAAACGGCTACCTGGGAAAGCTTTGATCCAACAGGAGGGAGGGTCTGATGCGATATATTGAAATCTGTCTTCCAAAACAGAGCTAAGAAtatcaaagcaattttttttgccttttttttttttttttttacaattgtaTCCAGTTTTGGCATTCAGAGATACGAGAATAACTGGTTCCCGTATAAGTAAAGCAGAGACAGGGAAGAGTTTAAGGAGACGGTGAGGACTAGTGCTCAAAATCTTCACAGCCACAAGCTCTCACTAATGCGCAAAGCACGGCAGGGCCTTTCACAGCAGGCAAATATATTACTGCTCCAGATCAAATGCAGCAAAGTGAGTCAGCTTTTATCATAGCCTCTGGCCTAAATCTTTTTACAGGGCTTGTGATGCCTTCGGGCTCGTGCCCCCGCGCAGGGGGCCCTGGGTCTGCAGGACCgagctcctgctcctgcagcgTGGCTGGATCCCGGCCCGATTCCACGGACAGACCCCGCTGTGGGGTGGCTGCCGGGAGATCCCCGGTGTTCCAGGGACCCCCGCGCTGCCAGAGGAGTAGCAGAAGGATAACCAAGATCCTCTGATGGGGCTCGCAGTTTCAGTGTTAAATAACACCCGCTCACGGCAGTTGAGGGGGGCAGGACTCATTCCAGAACTATTAATATAGCCCCTATTTATACTCCTGGGCTCCTGCGAACAGCGCGGCAGAGAGCTACAGCTGCAGGGCTGAAATGGAATAAACGTCAGCCTCCAGGGAGAAAGCGACCCTTTCGGCCATCACGCGGGAAAGGAGACGGGGAAAGGACAGAGCTCGGGGCAGGTCTCAGACCAGAGGGAGCTGCTGGCGGCACCCTGAGATCGCGGCCGGTGGCAGAGCCAGCCAGTAACGTCCCTGCAGCCGGCAAGTCTGCGCCGAGAGGCTGCCAGAAACGCACATTCAGCGTCAGAGGCAGCACCTCCGGCACCGGGAGGGACGAGGCGGGGATTCGAGCTGCGGCTCTGCTGCTCCGGTACCAGGTGTGactcaggaaaaagcagcaaaaccctGAAAGGACGTTTTGTGGGGGCTTTAACTGCATTGTCTGCCGGACtgcaaagatgatggagagcacgGGAGGGCCGTATCTGAACACGGCGGCTGTGACGTCCCCCGTGGGAATAGCTCGTTTGCTGCAGATGACGTTCGGATGCACCACGTTCAGCCTGGTGGCCCACCGGGGGGGATTCAGTGCAGCCTACGGCACGTTCTGCATGTTTGTCTGGACCTTCTGTTTCGCCATCACCGTCTTCATCATCACCTGCGAATTCACGCACCTGCACAGCTGCCTGAGCATTTCCTGGGGAAACTTCACTGCTGCTTTTGCCATGCTGGCCACGCTCATGTCTGTCACGGCAGCGGTGATCTACCCGCTCTACTTCGTCCAGCTTGACTGTTACCCCATCGGCTGCGAGGTGAGAGACTTCCGCATCGCCGCCAGTGTCTTCGCAGGCCTCCTGTTCGTCGCGTACGCCGCCGAGGTATTCTTAACCCGGGCAAAACCGGGACAAGTCACCAGCTACATGGCCACCGTCTCGGGGCTCCTGAAAATTGTGCAGGCCTTCGTGGCCTGCATCATCTTTGGGGCGCTGGTGAACGACAGCCAGTACAGCAAATACGTGGCGACACAGTGGTGCGTGGCCGTCTACAGCTTCTGCTTTGTGgtgacggtggtggtggtggccttCAGTGTCACAGGTAAGACGGCCGTGCTGTGGTTCCCCTTCGAGCGCTCCGTGGTCATCTACACTTTTGGGGCTGTGCTGCTCTACATGAGCGCAGCCGTCATCTGGCCGGTGTTCTGCTTCGACAGCAAGTACGGCTCCCCGCGGCGCCCCGGGCTCTGCGCCAAGGGCAGGTGTCCCTGGGACAGCCAGCTGGTGGTCGCCATCTTCACCTACGTCAACCTCCTGCTCTACATCGTGGACCTGGCCTACTCCCAGCGCATCCGCTTCGTCTCCCACCTCTGAACTGTGGCTCTGCCGCCGCACAGCCGCCCCGGTGCCGTGAGGGACGGCCACTGGGGATGCGGGGAAGTGGGTGCTGGCCAGGCACGGGCATGAGAGCCATCAACCAAACTTCGAGGTCAAGACCGACTGGAccagcaaatcatagaatcatggaacggtttgggttggaagggaccttaaagcccatccagtcccacccccctgccctgggcagggacacctcccaccagaccaggttgctccaagccccgtccaacctggccttgaacccctccagggacggggcagccacagcttctctgggcaacctgggccaggggctcaccaccctcacagcaaagaatttcttccttaatgtctaatctaaatttcccctttcacttcaaaactgttacccctcgtcccatcGCTACACGACCTGTAGCTGCAGCTGATGCTGGGAAAAGCCCATGTCCCACATCGCCCAACATCTGCCCCAGCCGCCTGGAGAAACAATGCAGTTCGGAGCGTGGAAAACGGCCTTTCATCTCCGGGCCACAGGAATGGCTGCTGCAACAGAGGGTCTGCAGGCTACTGGGCTGCTGAGCCCAATATTAGGAAAGACACTGAGGATTTTGAAACTCTTACCAACGCTTAACCGTAATCAAGTGACTACCCAGGAAGTGGGAAAGTTAAAAGCTGCATCAAGGAACACCAGCTCTGGGGATGAAAAACAATCCCTCAGAGTTTGGGTTAGTTTGGGCTGTGTGGTGAGATGTGAAATGCTTGCAAGTGTGGGAAATTCCAGTCGGGATGTTTCTGAGAAGAACATCATAGCTGTAAGAGTATTTTGAAGATTACCagtcctttcccttcctctcctctcccttgctGTTTAGCGCAGGAAAAGAATATCCTCAGGCACGCACCTTGGGGGGAAGCATGGGGTATTCCTATTTAGCAAACACTGAGTCATTACAGGAATGAAAATTTGCGAAATCAGGGCTCTACTGCCAAGAAACAGGGTGCAGAAAAGAGCCGAACGGCAAAATAACTGCGTGTAGCTTGACATCTTCGCTCGAGCAGGACCAGAAGGTACCTTGGCACGTGCTTTGTCTCGGTTCATGTGCCACCGTTTATTTATACTGATGTCAGGAATTCTTCTTCTGCAAGCTTAAAGATCAgttctggggggaggggggggaagggacgcAGAGATTAACCGATCTCGCAGTGCTGCGTGAAAGACCAAACCTGGGCGGGGGTGGGCACGGACGGGACACGACAAAACTTGTGTAGAATGGTGACAAGTTGTGAGCGCCGCCGCAGAGCAGAGCGGGCACGAGGATTCCCGATCTCTCTGCGTCACCGAGGAGCTGCATTTCTCTGGCCCATCCCTGACAAAACACCCGCTTTGAAGTCCCACACTGCGTAGCTCAGATTTCAAGCTTAATAGGAAGAAATGTTCTTCGTTTCTGATCCAGGGAGAAGCCAAAGCAGCCCGAGTACTTGTGCAGAAAGCATGCGGTCTGGATAGGTTTGATTAAAATCTAAAGTAGCTGACTGTCAgaagcaagatttattttttaaccaaattaaaataaagctgaatGGCAGGCATACATGCTGCATCTCCAGAGATTTGTGTACTTTCATCTTGCTCTCCACACAGCTTCTGTTTCACCAGGAATAGCCCTTCGGCTTTCTGCCGGAAAGCACAGATCAGTTTATTTTGATGGATGGAGCCTGAACGCAGCCCCAAAAAAGTATATAGACAAGACGTCCGAGGCTTGACTGACATTCTTTGTGGCAGAGTCActcaggaaaaaggaaggaaacttaACTTTTCATCAGTGCTTTGTATGGGGtttgaaaggcaaaggaaaaaaacgtTGGGACAGATTGTGTTGGATAATTCTGCTACTGAGTGAGAACCAGCCTTTAGCGGTGGGAACCATTAGCCCATGAAACAGGCCAAGAATCAGCATCCAGCATAAAGGGAATGCGGGAAACAGCCTCCCGAGGGGAAAAAGAGCCTCCCGAGGCGGGAAACAGCCTCCCGGGGGCTCTTCCCTCCCGCACGTTCCCCCCAAGGGCAGGAAGCCGGGATGGTGACGGCCCAACAAGACGCTGCCCAGCGCGTTCCAGGGCAAGACCCAAGACCGTCTACTCTAGAGATAAAACAGGGTGGGAGAGAGCTCCGTTTCTTGCCACCCAAACAAATTAAGGGGTTGTACAAATAAGAAATGCAAACTTgggaaaagaaatcttttctgtTGCAGGAGGCAGCGTACAAAGAGCCATTGCACACAACAGTAACCTCGAGCATTTACGGTGTATCCTTTTTAAACCTGCCAACCTGGACAAATCGATCTGGGTCACGCTTGAAAATGACacgtttttttattattacagagCACTAAAAATCAAAGAGGTGACTGTGAGCCATCACGGCTTCTCTTACAAAATTCAGCACAGCAAACCCAGGAATGCCCCTCCAGGAAAGCCCCTTCCCGCAGCCTCCGGGGCGGCTCCGAGGGGCCCAGGGGAGGCCGGCAGCGGGACGGCGGCGTccagggctgcagctcccagAACGACGACGCGTCTGTCGGGAATGGGGTCTGTCGGAAGCTCCTCacgctttttttgctttttgctgtgaAGAGTTGGCACCAAGTAGGAGCAATTAGCAGGAGTACGATAAAATCTGCTAATGACACGAGTTGATGCAACTTACCCAGTGCCAGAAAGGCCCAAGAGAAACAGGTAACTGGGAAACAATGGGGGTGAAATTTAGTGCCGTCACAATAAGGAGCAATTTAACATGGAAATGATGATCCCAGTGACTGGAGGAGTGGAAAGACAAGTCATTGCCAAGAACAGTGTGTTCAGATTTAGCTTTCTCATCTGCCAGCCAAAGACTGAGCAAAAAATGTTAGCATGgtcaaaatggcaaaaaaagattGTGTGGACAACAATCCACccttttaggaggaaaaaaaaaatcaaaacctcatGCTCCAGTGGTTAAAACACTCACCAACCAGTGGAAACTATGAGATTACCCAATCTAGGACAGAGAACATCCGATATCTGCTTAATATGATTTTAACAACCAACCCTGTCATGATTCAGTTAATTAAAACCCCCTTTATTTCCAGAGCTCGTCTTTCCCCTTAATTAGTAAGTCAAGTAACTTGTCTGCTGCCATCCCGTGTCACCAGTCAGTCTCAAATGTTTTTGGTAAACTATTGCCAGCAAGTACATGCCTTAATTTTGAATTATGGATTTGTGTTTGCAAACAATCTAGACGGTTCCTAGAGGATCCCAACCcgaaatatatatatgtaaaaaatctTAATCTTTAACGGGTTGGACTTTGGttacgttctttttttttttttcttctctgtctgaAGACCGGGATTCAGTGACCCCAAAAAACTATGTTTAAGAACGTTCCTCCGCAGGAGATGCGCCGAGATTTGTTTCTGTGGATAAAGGAGTAAGAAAAAAGCccgaggagaggagagaagccGCTGGGTTCGGATCACAGACAGGACACGAGCGCCGTCCCGCTCCCGGTTTTCACACTGACCCGTTTCACACCGGCCCGTCCCGCAGCGGCCTTCCCCGGACGCAGCACCGAGCCCTCAGGCGACAGAAggcccgcccggcccggggggaCGCGCCTCATGCCGGGATCTGACCGGCGACGCCCGGGCGAGGCAGCGGCCGCTCGGGGCCGGGAATGCTCCGGCGGAGCGGAACCGCTCGGGGCCCCCTCCCGGGCAGGCGGTGCCCGGCCACTGCCGCCTCCCGCCTCCCACGGGCAGGAGCACCGGGGCGCAGGGCCACCTCCGGGACCGGGCCCGGACCCGGACACCGGGACGGGCCGCGCTGCGCCCTACCGCGTCCGGCGGGGGCGGGAGTGGCCCAGGACCGTCCGGAACGGCGGCTACGCAGGGCCCGCGCCCGCCGCGCTGCCACCCCGACCTGCGGTGCCAGGGCCGGGCCCTCAGGGCAGCGCCACCGAACCTTCCAGAAAGGCGCACGCcgccggcgcggagcggcgggcgGACAGCACCCCCTGGCGGcgaggcgcggcgcggcggcggacgCCGGCGGCGGTGAATGATGCAACACCGCGCGCCGGTTGCACCAATGGCTGGCGAGGGCCGCGCCGCTGGCACCGCCTCCCGCCCCTGAGTGGCGGGAAGCCGGcaccgccccctccctgccgctCGCCGATTGGCTGCGCTCCGGCACCCCGCCCCGCTGCCACGCGGCACCGCCTCCCTGCGCGGCCACGTGGACGGCGGCGCGGCCGCGGGGGGGATCTGGTGGGGCCGGCGCGCCGGGACGGTCCGGTACGAACAGGGCGCACGGAACAACAcaacacagcacagcacagccccggT encodes the following:
- the MYADML2 gene encoding myeloid-associated differentiation marker-like protein 2 is translated as MMESTGGPYLNTAAVTSPVGIARLLQMTFGCTTFSLVAHRGGFSAAYGTFCMFVWTFCFAITVFIITCEFTHLHSCLSISWGNFTAAFAMLATLMSVTAAVIYPLYFVQLDCYPIGCEVRDFRIAASVFAGLLFVAYAAEVFLTRAKPGQVTSYMATVSGLLKIVQAFVACIIFGALVNDSQYSKYVATQWCVAVYSFCFVVTVVVVAFSVTGKTAVLWFPFERSVVIYTFGAVLLYMSAAVIWPVFCFDSKYGSPRRPGLCAKGRCPWDSQLVVAIFTYVNLLLYIVDLAYSQRIRFVSHL